The following DNA comes from Nitrososphaerales archaeon.
GGGGTGAGAGATCCTTTGTAGATACCTTTATTAAAAATCTTTCCGTCAATGGATGGATCTGCTTGAGACCTGCAAAGATTACGTGCTTATCCTTAAGAATTTCATGACGGATGATATCCGCTACACTGTAATCTTCTCCATCGATATAAAGTTCTAACGTATTCTCACTAGGAAAGTTGATTTCGATCTTCATTCAAAGAATGGAATCTGAGGATGATATTAATAAGACTTTCCTTCGGAAAGGATGATCGCCATTTCGATCCTCATTCAGAGGATTACTATGGGGTTAAATGTTCCCGTATACTTTTCTAAAATTCTAAGGTTCGGCCTAAGGTTTGGCCTTCGGATACGAACCCAAAACTTTAACGAATAAGGTTTGATTCTTCAACTCTTTAAGACACTCTTCAACCCTTTTTTCAGTGCGGTGCCCTTCGAAATCTACAAAGAAATTGTATTCCCAAGGAGTCTTTTTAGTAGGTCTAGAGAGGATCATCGTCAAATTTATACCTCTTACTGCAAACTCTCTTAGGGCATTGTATAGAGCCCCTGGAACATGTTTTGTTGAGAAGATTATGGAAGTTTTATCGTTACCCGTAAAAGGAGAATCGTTGTGCGAAAGGATCAAGAACCTTGTATAATTATCAAGGCTATCTTCGATCCCCTTTTTAAGGATCTTCATCCCATAGATCTCCGAACTCCTTTCACTCGCTATGGCCGCGGCATCGATCAACCCCTTCTCTTTGATCATCTTCACACTCCCGGCTGTATCGTATGCAGAAATCACTTCACAATTCAAACCGTTAAGGAACTTTTTACATTGGGCTAACGCTTGAGGGTGTGAATAGATGACCTTTATATCTTGAATATCGACGTTGGGATGGGCGATCAAGCAATGGATTATTCTCAGATTCAACTCTCCAGATATCTTTAGTTTTGTATCTACCAGCAAATCATAGGTCTCATTTACACTACCCTCGATAGAATTCTCTACAGGAACTATTCCGTAATCCACCTCATTATTCTCCACTTTCGCAAAGACCTCAGCCATAGTTTTACATGCAACTACATTA
Coding sequences within:
- the pheA gene encoding prephenate dehydratase, producing MGLKLKPLVAFQGERGAYSEEAAIKYFGSGVNVVACKTMAEVFAKVENNEVDYGIVPVENSIEGSVNETYDLLVDTKLKISGELNLRIIHCLIAHPNVDIQDIKVIYSHPQALAQCKKFLNGLNCEVISAYDTAGSVKMIKEKGLIDAAAIASERSSEIYGMKILKKGIEDSLDNYTRFLILSHNDSPFTGNDKTSIIFSTKHVPGALYNALREFAVRGINLTMILSRPTKKTPWEYNFFVDFEGHRTEKRVEECLKELKNQTLFVKVLGSYPKAKP